The Mus caroli chromosome 9, CAROLI_EIJ_v1.1, whole genome shotgun sequence DNA window CACTAACGGCAAGAGCATGACTTTCAACCCAGACTCTGGACCCGTGTGGGCTGCCCGCCGGCGCCTGGCCCAGAATGCCCTGAAGAGCTTCTCCATAGCCTCGGACCCGACGTCAGCATCCTCTTGCTACTTGGAGGAGCACGTGAGCAAGGAGGCCGGATACCTAATCAGCAAGTTCCAGAAGCTGATGGCAGAGGTTGGCCACTTTGACCCTTACAAGTATTTGGTCGTGTCAGTGGCCAATGTCATCTGTGCCATATGCTTTGGCCAACGTTATGACCATGATGACCAAGAGCTGCTCAGCATAGTCAATCTGAGCAATGAGTTTGGGGAGGTTACTGGCTCTGGATACCCAGCTGACTTCATTCCTGTCCTCCGTTACCTGCCTAACTCTTCCCTGGATGCCTTCAAGGACTTGAATGAGAAGTTCTACAGCTTCATGAAGAAGTTAATCAAAGAGCACTACAGGACATTTGAGAAGGTAGAGGCTGGGGAGAAGCAAGTGGTGATGGGAAACAGTTAGGATCCAGGTCCAGAACATCATAGGCAAGCTTAAAACTGGTAGCAGAGTGTACTCTGTCCTCAGCAGGTCAACAAAACTTTTCTTGGCTGGTCCTTCTATGCATCCATAGGACAAGAACTACTGAATGGGAGGAGCCCTGgaccagttctctctctctttttcttccttccttccttccttccttcctttctttctttctttctttctttctctctctctctctctctctctctctctctctctctctctctctttctttctctctctctctcttccttccttccttccttccttccttccttccttccttccttccttctttctttctttctttctttctttctttctttctttctttcttaagatttatttatttatttcatgtatgtgggtacactgtcactgtcttcagacacaccagaagagagcatcaaatgcctattacagatggttgtgagccaccctgtggtggctgggaattgaactcaggacctttggaagagcagtcagtgctcttaagcactgagccatctctccagccccctgggcCAGTTCTTCATGGTAGAAAATAGTTAAAGAACTCATCAAATAACTAACAGTGTCAGGCTCTATACCTCCAGGGTCACTTGAGTTGGGTTATCCATTCTTTAAGGTAGAAAGAGACTTGGAGAGGCAAAGGGAAACTGGGACAGCAGCCTTACCATGTCACCTCTTTAACAGTGAGGGGCCAGGCCTAGATGGATGGGTAGGTCTGGGATATTTCtcaccttgatctcctttgtcTTCCAGGGCCACATCCGGGACATCACAGACAGCCTCATTGAGCATTGTCAGGACAGGAAGCTGGACGAGAATGCCAATGTCCAGCTGTCAGATGATAAGGTCATCACGATTGTTTTGGACCTCTTTGGAGCTGGTACGTGTACTTTGCTGTATCATTTCTGTGCTCAGGTGCCCCTAGTTGCCACATACCTAACCGCTGCCTCTGATCCATCCTGTTCAGGGTTTGACACAGTCACAACTGCTATCTCTTGGAGCCTCATGTACCTGGTAACCAACCCTAGGGTACAGAGAAAGATCCAGGAGGAACTAGGTAGGTGGTGACTCCATTCAAAAGACTCTAAGTGGAGGACCCTGATAAAGTCTTGGCAACCCCTTAATCCTTTTGAACCTCTGAATTCTGTAGACACAGTGATTGGCAGAGATCGGCAGCCCCGGCTTTCTGACAGACCTCAGCTGCCCTATTTGGAGGCCTTCATTCTGGAGACCTTTCGGCATTCATCCTTCATCCCCTTCACCATCCCCCACAGGTCAGATCATAGATCTGTTGACATTTGATACCAGATCTCAGTTTAGTGTACACAGCCCATTAGGATTCATGGGAAGGATATGGCATGGGGCGGGGTGTGGATTTCCCCTGTGTGTGGTCCTGATCCTGACTACGTGTCCTCTTTCCCCAGCACCACAAGAGATACAAGTCTGAATGGCTTCTATATCCCCAAGGGGTGCTGTGTCTTTGTGAACCAGTGGCAGGTTAACCATGACCAGTAAGTTGACAGGGGCAGTGAAAACTCCTGGGTGGGATGGATGCATCCTCTCCTGGGCTTCAGACCCCTTGTCCCTTGGGGATTGACCTGCTTGATGCTTATAATCCCTGAACGTTGACTTCAGCTGTCTTCCTCTGCATATAGGGAACTGTGGGGTGACCCAAACGCGTTCCGGCCTGAAAGGTTTCTCACCCCCAGCGGCACTCTGGACAAGCGCTTGAGTGAGAAGGTCATTCTCTTTGGTTTGGGCAAGCGAAAGTGCATCGGAGAGACCATTGGCCGATCAGAGGTCTTTCTCTTCCTGGCCATCTTGCTGCAGCAAATAGAATTTAAGGTGTCTCCAGGGGAGAAGGTGGATATGACTCCTACCTATGGGCTAACTTTAAAACACGCCCGCTGCGAACACTTCCAAGTGCAGATGCGGTCTTCTGGTCCTCAGCACCTCCAGGCTTAGACTGTCCAGGATGCTCACCAGATCAGGTGGCTGTTCCTGGGATTCAACTTTAGCCAGAAACACAGATCCTGGGACATTGTGCTTGCCTCCTACTTTGGACTTGTTTCTCTATATGCTGAACACAGACACTGGGCACAGCAGAGGCCCACAGGAACCTCAGATCCTTCTCAATTTCAGCATCAACTAGGAGACCTGAAAGGGTTAGGAGATACCTGGGCCTCAGAGAACTCCTGAAAAGTGCTCTGGGTGCTCCAGTGGCTAGCTGGTTTGAAAAGTACTGCAGGTCATGGCAGGGTGTGTCTGGTTACTTTGACAAGTGGGAGCTGCCCAGAATGGAGGGAGAAGACAGCTTAAAATACTGGCACAGAGGTGCTCTTGCCACCTGCTGAGGCTAAACAGCCTTCCCATGTGGTTTAtgacactgcatgtgtgtgtgtggggcacCTCTGTTCACCCTACATAGAAACAAACAGGGTGCTCCTGTCCTTGCAAATCCCATGTTTCTATTCAGGAAGGGTTGAGACTTGTATCTAGAAAGACCCAAGAACAGAGGGAGAGATTCTCTGGGCAGTAAAACCAGGTCTAGAGTAAAGGAatgacttttgagacagagtcttgtgtagcccaggctgactctgaACTTGCTACCAAAGGAGGCCTTGgactcctttttgttgttgttgttgttcttactaCCTTACCAAGTGCTAGGATACAGTCATAGACTACTGCATCAGCTCTTGGTCTCTCTTCTTTACtgtataaaatgtttttcttagaaAATGTTTGTGCATAAGAGCTTTGTATTATGGGCTGTATTTTGCTTATGCATTTGAATTAGTTATACCTTAAGAGATTTAGATAATTTGCTAGTGTAACAAAGAAGATTCTAACTCAAGTATTCagaaatatatatagaaaaaccctacctgaactaaataaaaatattacctgGAAGTACTGTGTGTAGAGAAGTTCTGAGCCTGAGGTTAAGCCACATTCACACCCTTAAGctcattttcttgagttttccccgctgtgttttcctgtggggaggagaaggaggcaatggagagctggagagaatGCTTGCAGGCACATTGCCAGTGGGGTCTCCCTCTCTAATGTGTCACACTTTGATAGGCAGTACTCTCTGGAACTCCAAACAGAGACTGCTTTCGGAAGCCCCCAAAGCTGGTAGGAGGGTCTGATGCATAAGCATACCATCTAACTCACAGTAACCAGGGCTGTACTAGTCCTTCATAGGGAATATGAACTCTAGAGCTGAGAGTGTGGCTAGGTGGGGAAGAATGCTGGAAGAAGACCCCATGTCTTTGGGGGACATTGGAACAGAGCCTTTCTTGAAGGatgagaatctctctctctctctccctccctctctctctctctctctctcaattcttTGTAactttcacatcatgtaccccaatctcactcatctccccatcaGTTTGTATCtgtcctccacccttgcaacctctttccatatatgtatatgtatatatatggaaagagagagagagaataaaaaaacccaaacccctcCAAAACAAACAATCTCATCATGGTAGCTGCAGTGTGTCGCAGTGTGTCATATagtacacccttttgtccacacttctttgcttgcaaatgttcactgcaatgagtcattcCTTGGTACGGttggaggcctctggcttctgctatactgTCAATACTAGATGCTTTctaggactcctctcagatatcctgttgttgccctgtgtcacagAGATCTTACAGCTTTGGCAATGCAGAACTGGCCCCTTCACTTGCTCCAGCAGATCATAGCTGGggcagatgttggggtgggccaactcaaagccctagatctgggcctgggtggtagctaaGTTGATCAACCTGTCAGCTCTCCCACAACCACGCCACCAGGTTGAGCTCTCCAGCTTTGCCCCTGGCTAGCTCACCCAGTGCCACAGGCAGTGAGAGGCATGGACAGTTCTCCTGGAGAAGCATTCTCTTGAGTGGCTCATATTTTAATGCAGAAATCTTTAACCATTTGGAATGTCAAAATGGTAGTGTCGTGTAGGGGTGAAGGTCAGACCCACAGAGCCAGAATCTCCTCTAACGTGCTGAGAGGACATGCATCTTGGGATGTGGCCCTTCCTAGTATCACCCCATTCAAGTTCCTTCTTGAACAGCTTGTAGTGGACAGCAATGACCATACTTAATGCTTTCTGACTAGAGTAGATAGTTTCCATCCACCAACAGTTTCAGGCCACCACAAAGAGCAAACTCAAATCAGAAGGAACAAGGGTGCCCAGTTACCATTCTCATGttttttgttaaaacaaaacaaaacaaaagaaaacaaaacacagttgcAGCTAGAAACATAGCTCAGTTGATGGTTGTCTAGCATGCCCAAAGCCTTGCGTTcctgtggtagcacacacctgtaattctagcaagCAGGAGATAAAGACAGGATGGTCAAAGTTAAAAGTCACTCTCAGCTGCAGaaagtttgcagccagcctggaatatgtgaaattctgtctttgaaacaacaaagaaatttgGATTATATGgtattgtagtggctattcttggttgtcaacttgactatatctggaatgaacaacaatccagaattgaaaggctcaccagtgaccctaatctggaggctgggagttataagtttctgacctggatcttggcatggagatcttgaggcatagtggctatgaattccagaagattaagacagggagatctctgagttcaaaatcatctgggattaaaggcatggtggcacacacttttaatctgggctacTTACCTTCTGccggagacctacataaggacattggaagaaggaagatgcacacactctctcttcttcacctgcttgccttgtggaaTTGAgaaactgctagatccttggacttccattcacagctgttgCTGACCATTATTGGGAGTTGGACtgtagactgtaagtcatcaacaaattctttTACTATGTAGaaactacccataagttctgtgacccTAGGggaccctgactaatacagctaTAATATAGAGGAGCCCATAAAATATCCAGAATAGGCAAATTAATTAGAgccaaaaaattaagaaagacagGGCAAAGGAAATTGGGAGGTGTGGGGTTTCTTCTAAACATAGGGAGCATATTCAAAAATCATGAGCGATGATAGTATAACTTTGtatacactaaaaacaaaacaaaaagcagcagacctgggaggcctACAGGCTCAGCAGTAAGAATTCTTGCCCCttctccagaggatccaagttccaCGTCCAGTACCCTTGTAGAACAGCTCACAGTTGTctgcaactccaattccagagaaactgacaccctcttctggtatctgtgGGCACTCCCACCCACTCCAACATATGAGTATACTGCCCCCTCAAATACCCACAAAAAGTAAATCTTCATAAAAAAAACTACAACAATGAATTATGATGGTTAAATGGTAGGGAAATATACTGTTTTAAAACTAAGCAATCTGGACAGTATGTGTAAAACAATTTATGAGCTGGCAGTGGTAGTGTATacctttaaactcagcactcagcaggctgaggcaggcagatctctgagtctgaggccagcctggtctacagagtgagttccagttcagTCAGCACTACAAAGTGAAAATCTGTTTCACCATGTATCTTGCCTGCCTAATATCCTAAATCTTAGAGGCAATGGCCAATTCACAGAAATGAGCATCCTAACTTGCTAATGCCCAGATTGGGATCCAAGGCTTCTTATGAAAACAATTGGCCACAAATCTGGGACAGAAGCTATATGACTCGAAGGCAAGCCTGGGACACTTGGTCATGCCAAGCCTGGAACACTTGGCAGTGCCAGATGGTAACGACATTACAAAGACTCCAGGGAAAGACTCAGTCATGCTGAACAATCTTGAACAAGTTAAGTCCTGAGGATAGCACAGTTTGGGTATTGATAATAATTTCTACGGAGTAtagtgacacatgcttttaatctcagaatgCAGGCAgtaggattgctttgagtttgagtCTAGTTAGGGCTGCATAGCAACAAACTGACTAAAAATTTTTTCCCATAAATTAAAGCCCCTCAAGTGTGTTTGAAGCCATGAGCTCATAAACATTTCTAACTTtgtttttggatttattttatgtgtattgaatgttttgcctgcatgtatgtatgtacaccataaGCATGCTGGTCCTCTCAGTGGTCAAAAGAGagtgttagatcccttggaactggagttatggacagttgtgggAAAGCAACAAAtccttttaacttctgagccatctctccagcttctcttttctcttattttctttctcctccctccctccttcctcaccctctctctttctttcttggtgtgcTCAGAAATACTTCCCATAAGATTTAACCATGctcagtggtggtgcatgcatgcctttaatcccagcacttggggggcagaggccatcctgatttacagagcaagttccagagctacatagagaaaccttctcttgaaaaaccaagaagaaaaaaggaaagagatttCACCtcaacaatgtttttattttcttaagcacCACTAATTTCTCACCTCTAGTCAAACAGTATTGAGTATCCCAGCAAGGCAAAAGTTTCACATTTGTAGTTCTTGTTAAGCACAGCTATTTCTTCAGCCCCacctaaccagaaccacagaatcttaattcaaaataacaaatggccccaatagtctttaaaatttcctccaaaacttcacaagccaggcaaTCTGCAgtgctctcaacattcttatctttcaGTCTCCTATAGAACAGCTCATTGAGCTCTcatggcttttctagcccaaaatTCCTAAGTCTTTCCAAAACATGATCTGGTCTGTTcacaataccccactcctggtaccaatttatcttagtttggatttctattgctgagatgaaactccatgaccacaatcaatttgggaaggaaagggtttattcagcttacacttccatatcactatTCATCAAGAAAGGTTCTTGGAGTCAGGAGCTGGTACAGGCCACTGAAGAGTGCaggttactggcttgctccccatgcttgcacagccttttttctcaggaaaaaagcccaggactaccagcccagggagggCCCCAGTCACAATAGCCTAGGCCTTCCCCACTCAGTCACAAATTAAGAGAAATATTGCATAGGCTTACTTACAGCCATATCTTAtagagccattttctcaattgaggttccctcctttcagataactttagcttgtgtcaatttgacaaactagccagcatagttccttcctcctattctctctttctcacttcaCTCAGGcttcacacacagaaaacatcttAGCTGCCTTGCCCATCAACCCTTAACACTACCCCAAAGCTCTCAAATTTCCCGAGAGCCCCGCCCCTTGGCTCCGCCCTGTGTCAACGGAAGTGACATCACTCCGGGTAGGCCGAGACGCGGGGGTGTTTCCGGCGGAGGTGGCGGCTGCTTCTGTGTCTGTGGCGGTGGGCGTGAAGCCCCTCGGTGGGGTTTTGGCGAGCGAGGTCGTCTTGGTGTGCTGTGCAGCGCAGGCGGGGGCAGGCGGCGGGGAGGTGAGCACGAGGAAGGCTGCGTGTTCGCGGGTGCCCGTTGGCTGGCGCTTCCGGGTGGTCAGCTCGGTTTGCTTGTTAGGCTGCAGGCTTCCGGGCCTTGTAGATCTTTATATTGGCGGACAGGAactgcggtgtgtgtgtgtgtgtgcgtgtgtgtgtgtatgcgtgtgtgtatgcgtgcgcgCTCAAGAACCCTGTGGGGGTGCGCGCACAAATTGTGGGGGTGCGCGCGTGCGGGCGTGTGGGGTACTCACTGGGTTAGGTATAGCCCAAGGATTCGGATTGGAGGCAATAACGGCTTGGTCTGTCTCAGGCCAGCTTTGGTTGCCACTGTGACTTCTCAAAGAGCCATTGctctttgccttcattttctttgaccagtgAGGTTAATAGCCAGTCGTGCCAGTGCCACTTGGTAGATGAGAACTTGTGTAACTTGTGAGGGACTGGGGTGTGGGAATAGAGATACTGAGGCCCTGCCAGTGCGCACGCACACTTAACTGCCCTCGATCTACTGCCGCAGTTATCCTTTCTGTATTGTGACTGCAGATATTAGTAATACTTGATCTGTGGTTTAAGTGTTGGGGTGTGTTGGAGGAATAGTCTTCATCAACTTTAGTTGATTTTCAGTCTCCCCGTTGCAGAGTTAAGAGGACCCTTAATCTTTGCACAATCTAAGTGACTATCCCCGAGCTATTCGTGGCTCATCTGGAACCCTCAGGTGGaacccagttttttgttttttgatttttgggtttttttgttttttgtttttgtttttaaaaagaatgatgtATCTGTTTTGTTTGGGCATAAAATTCTTTGTTGGTTTCTCTGAAGTAAAAGTAGTTGCAGAGAATGAACTTTTTTTTGGTGACAGGCACTCAGTATATAGTTCCaggctagagctacatagtgagaacctgtagAATTGTCCGTGTAGATCAAACTGGCCCGGAACTCAcaacgatcctcctgcctctgcctccagagtgctgggattaaaggccttgaCTCTTTGACTACCAGGATTACTGGTTTTGATGTTACTGAGACATTTGTCCACTTGGATCCCCTATTACCGAGTAATgctcctgctttagcctctggACTTCTGAGATTATAGATGTACACACCACACCTGTCTCTGGCAGTTTCTAATAAAGTCAAATGCAGTTTCATCTCAGATTTTTCTGTGTAATATGAACAAGAACCCATGTAAAATGCTACTTAAAATGGAACTCAGAACTTGAAATAATTCCAGTGTTTATAATAGTAGACTGGCTAAATTCATTGATGCTTAAACAATACAGTACAGACACGGTAATTTCTCCCACATGCAACAACTGGATTTCACAGTTGTTCTGTTGATTAAAGGAAACCAGACACATGAACCTACATGGTTCCACTTTTGTGTAGTTTGAAAACAACATAACTTAGTCTTTCATGATGTCAGAATAGCAGCTCTTTTATGGAGACACAGTTGAGCCTCTTGTGATATTTAGGTCGCAGCTGCATTGGGGATTACTGTGAACATTTCTGAGCACAAGATGTCATGGTATGTACCTGTAGTcacagtgctcaggaggctgaggctgatcTTGAGTTTGAGCTtgtctgggttacatagtgaggccacatctttggttgttgttggtttgtagTTTTTTAAATGTAGTGATACACTTTTATGTAGATTATAACTTGatagaaaagtataaaataaaagaccTCAAGATTTGCCCTGTGCTAGATAATGTAACTCAGTGACAGGTGTAGCAACTAGCACAAGCTCTGTATTTGATCTCCATCAAAATGCATGCAtgattgtgtacacacacacacacacacacaaaagtaaaaaagCCAGCTAGGCATAGTGACATTAATCCCAGTAGCTGGGAGAtacaggtaggtagatctcttgagtttgaggtagcctggtctccagaatgagttccaggacagccagggctacccagaggaCTTCCCAACCACAGAAAGGTCCTTCTGTAGCGCctgtcatcctcctgcttcacaagccctagctttttttttttttttttaaacatggaagCCTTAGACTTGTAATAGATGAAacatatttagtgtgtgtgtgtgtaaaggagaaAGTTTCGCTTGTTGTTTTCAGTGTTGGGGAATAGATGCAGAGTTTTGTGCACACAGTCTAGGGAAGCATtctcccactgagctgtgtcctcaGTACTAGGAAATTTTGGCTTGTTTATTTTGCTTCCCTTTAGcctggtttttctgtgtagctgtggatatcctagaacttgctctctGGAACAGACTGGATTCAGACTTtctgcagtcctcctgcttcggcctttcaagtgctgggattacagacacttgtgaTTAAACTCCCACACCCAAGTGGGAGTTTATACGATAACCCATTTGATGATTTTTCAGTatattgttaatatattttacaggggaatttctaataaaaatggaCAGTTACACATTAATatagaagcaagaaaaaaattgcaCTTATCACATTTTCGAAATGTTAACTAACATTTTGATTCGGTAGTTAGCACAGTATAAATTTGAATGTAAAATATCAGGGCCTTGAAAAtattcatgggctggagagatagctcagtggttaagagcactgactgctcttccagaggtcctgagttcaattctcagcaaccacaaccatctgtaatgggaactgatgcctcttctagtgtgtgtctgaagacagctgtagtgtactcatataaataaaaataaataaatcttaaaaaaatacatattcactggaaaaacaaaagaaactactCTCCATTTGGTtaaattttagttgttttgtgtttttgtggtgttttgtttgtttgtttgtttgtttgtttttgagacagggtttctctgtatagcctggctgtcctggaactcactttgtagaccaggctggccttgaactcagaaatccgtctgcctctgcctcccaagtactggggttaaaggccaccatgcccggcttgttttttagtttttatgacAGCCTTTTATTATGCTTTATCTACTATCTAAAGTAGGTGTCAAAATAAGATAATGGAGTGTAAATGATAGGTAAGAAAATTTATGCTACCCTGACATAAAATAGGCAAAATCTGACAAGGAATGGAAATAAGCCTAAAGTAGGtgtctttattgtttgtttgagtttctttgtgtagccctggtgtcctggaacttactctatagagcaggctggtctcaaactccttcCTGAGTGGTgggtgatgggattaaaggcatgggacaCCATTGTCTGGCCAATAGGTgtcttttatatatatagtaattggtttaattttatatatagcaatttatttaattaaaattttgatttttatgtgcaAAAAGTGTTACCTGAATGTGTTCct harbors:
- the LOC110301270 gene encoding cytochrome P450 1A1 — encoded protein: MPSMNRLPAFMSATELLLAVTVFCLGFWVVRATRTWVPKGLKTPPGPWGWPFIGHMLTLGKNPHLSLTRLSQQYGDVLQIRIGSTPVVVLSGLNTIKQALVRQGDDFKGRPDLYSFTLITNGKSMTFNPDSGPVWAARRRLAQNALKSFSIASDPTSASSCYLEEHVSKEAGYLISKFQKLMAEVGHFDPYKYLVVSVANVICAICFGQRYDHDDQELLSIVNLSNEFGEVTGSGYPADFIPVLRYLPNSSLDAFKDLNEKFYSFMKKLIKEHYRTFEKGHIRDITDSLIEHCQDRKLDENANVQLSDDKVITIVLDLFGAGFDTVTTAISWSLMYLVTNPRVQRKIQEELDTVIGRDRQPRLSDRPQLPYLEAFILETFRHSSFIPFTIPHSTTRDTSLNGFYIPKGCCVFVNQWQVNHDQELWGDPNAFRPERFLTPSGTLDKRLSEKVILFGLGKRKCIGETIGRSEVFLFLAILLQQIEFKVSPGEKVDMTPTYGLTLKHARCEHFQVQMRSSGPQHLQA